One stretch of Harmonia axyridis chromosome 1, icHarAxyr1.1, whole genome shotgun sequence DNA includes these proteins:
- the LOC123671693 gene encoding uncharacterized oxidoreductase YjmC-like: MGEREKGVTTITVENAKLFVFDSLKALGTSDEAATLCAEVLIEADRRGHFSHGMNILHKILIDMMHSLIDPRAQPEILLQSPSTAWVDGKNGLGPVVADFCMSLAIKKAKEVGFGVVSAKCSSNPSIMGYWSEYALKHECIGLAFTNAAAMMVPTRAKEGAVGPNPIAFAAPSHGNDSFSLDMATSTVSGGKIEICRRKREPLVKGWAFNEQGILETDSEIAVKKMLLVPLGGLENTAGYKGYGLSCMVEIFCGILSGSKYGAQLDVWSERRTETADVGHCFMAINIENFAPYFRDRLNDLLLSLRKCEPVDQAKPVLIPGDPARMHRKKVAKQQGIRYSQQQINTCQVFANMLRIKPLQCQTSN, encoded by the exons ATGGGAGAACGAGAAAAGGGAGTAACAA CTATAACGGTTGAAAATGCCAAACTCTTCGTTTTCGATTCTCTCAAAGCTCTAGGAACTTCGGATGAGGCTGCAACCTTATGCGCGGAGGTTTTGATTGAAGCGGATAGAAGAGGACACTTCAGCCATGGGATGAATATACTGc ATAAAATTCTAATTGACATGATGCACAGCCTCATAGATCCCAGAGCTCAACCAGAAATTTTATTGCAATCACCGTCAACGGCTTGGGTAGATGGGAAAAACGGTTTAGGTCCTGTTGTTGCAGATTTTTGTATGTCACTAGCTATAAAGAAAGCTAAAGAAGTAGGCTTCGGAGTAGTATCTGCCAAAT GTTCTAGTAATCCTAGCATAATGGGCTATTGGAGTGAATATGCCTTGAAGCATGAGTGCATAGGTTTAGCCTTCACCAACGCTGCAGCTATGATGGTTCCTACACGAGCCAAAGAA ggTGCTGTTGGACCTAATCCCATTGCTTTTGCAGCTCCTTCTCATGGCAACGACAGTTTCTCCCTTGATATGGCAACATCGACAGTATCTGGAGGAAAG ATTGAGATATGTAGGAGAAAACGTGAGCCGCTGGTCAAAGGTTGGGCTTTCAACGAACAAGGCATACTTGAGACTGATTCGGAGATAGCGGTTAAGAAAATGTTGTTGGTACCTTTGGGAGGACTAGAAAATACTGCCGGTTACAAAGGCTATGGTCTATCCTGTATGGTTGAAATTTTCTGCGGAATTCTTTCAG GTAGTAAATACGGGGCACAATTAGATGTATGGAGCGAACGCAGAACGGAAACTGCCGACGTTGGCCATTGTTTCATGGCGATCAACATTGAGAATTTTGCTCCATATTTCAGAGACCGACTGAACGACCTACTCCTCAGCCTTAGAAAATGCGAACCG GTTGATCAAGCGAAACCTGTGTTGATACCTGGAGATCCTGCAAGGATGCATAGGAAGAAAGTGGCGAAACAACAAGGCATTAGATATTCCCAGCAGCAGATTAACACATGTCAGGTGTTTGCCAATATGTTGAGGATAAAACCACTTCAATGTCAAACTTCAAACTGA